In a genomic window of Leifsonia xyli subsp. cynodontis DSM 46306:
- the pth gene encoding aminoacyl-tRNA hydrolase, with translation METPWLVVGLGNPGPGYAATRHNVGQLVLDELASRGGLAFKTHKTNATVAEGRIAPGGPRLVLAKPNTYMNVSGGPVSQLLRFYSLEPSRLIVVQDELDIPFDTLRLKFGGGHGGHNGVRDVIAATGSGDFTRVRVGVGRPPGAQAAADHVLKGFSAAERKNLPVLVADAADAVEQIAAEGLTAAQNRFHTARG, from the coding sequence ATGGAGACGCCCTGGCTCGTGGTCGGGCTCGGCAACCCCGGGCCCGGCTACGCCGCCACGCGTCACAACGTGGGCCAGCTGGTGCTGGACGAGCTGGCTTCGCGCGGCGGTCTCGCCTTCAAGACCCACAAGACGAACGCGACGGTCGCCGAGGGGCGCATCGCCCCCGGCGGCCCGCGTTTGGTCCTGGCCAAGCCGAACACGTATATGAACGTCTCCGGCGGACCGGTCTCCCAGCTGCTGCGGTTCTATTCGCTCGAGCCGTCGCGGCTCATCGTGGTGCAGGACGAGCTGGACATCCCCTTCGATACCCTGCGGCTCAAATTCGGCGGCGGCCACGGCGGCCACAACGGCGTCCGCGATGTGATCGCGGCGACCGGCAGCGGGGACTTCACCCGCGTGCGCGTCGGGGTCGGCAGGCCGCCCGGGGCGCAGGCCGCGGCCGACCATGTGCTCAAGGGCTTCAGCGCCGCCGAACGCAAGAACCTGCCCGTCCTGGTGGCGGATGCCGCCGACGCGGTCGAGCAGATCGCGGCCGAGGGGCTGACAGCGGCGCAGAACCGCTTCCACACTGCTCGCGGGTGA
- the gndA gene encoding NADP-dependent phosphogluconate dehydrogenase has translation MPENDATANIGVVGLAVMGSNLARNLASREGNTVAVYNRTYARTQELVDAHPEAGFVASETIDGFVASLAKPRTAIIMVQAGTGTDAVIDQLVERFEPGDIIVDGGNANFLDTIERENRVSATGIHFVGAGISGGEEGALKGPSIMPGGTAESYKTLGPILASIAAVAEGEPCVTHIGADGAGHFVKMIHNGIEYADMQLIAEAYDLLRTVGGLEPTAIAEVFAEWNKGYLESYLIEITAEVLRQVDAETGKPLVDIVLDQAGSKGTGVWTVQNALDLGIPVGGIAEAVFARAVSSKPAQRAAVQRVIASRPEAQRPDDVAAFADDVSKALYASKIVAYAQGFDAIIAGAEKYGWKIDKDKIARIWRGGCIIRAQFLGRIADAYEENADIATLLEAPYFADALREGEAAWRRIVATAALSGVPVPGFGAALSYYDSLASERLPAALVQGQRDFFGAHTYKRIDKDGTFHTLWSGDRTEIETEGSSH, from the coding sequence GTGCCCGAAAACGATGCAACGGCCAACATCGGAGTCGTCGGCCTGGCGGTGATGGGGTCCAACCTCGCCCGCAACCTCGCCTCCCGCGAGGGCAACACGGTCGCCGTCTACAACCGCACCTACGCCCGCACCCAGGAGCTCGTGGATGCGCATCCCGAAGCCGGCTTCGTCGCATCCGAGACCATCGACGGCTTCGTCGCCTCGCTGGCGAAGCCGCGCACCGCGATCATCATGGTGCAGGCCGGCACGGGCACGGACGCCGTGATCGACCAGCTGGTCGAGCGGTTCGAGCCGGGGGACATCATCGTGGACGGCGGCAACGCCAACTTCCTCGACACGATCGAGCGGGAGAACCGCGTCTCGGCCACGGGCATCCACTTCGTCGGGGCCGGGATCTCGGGCGGCGAGGAGGGCGCGCTCAAAGGCCCGTCGATCATGCCGGGCGGCACGGCCGAGTCGTACAAGACGCTCGGTCCCATCCTGGCCTCCATCGCCGCGGTCGCCGAAGGCGAGCCGTGCGTCACCCACATCGGCGCCGACGGCGCCGGACACTTCGTGAAGATGATCCACAACGGCATCGAGTACGCCGATATGCAGCTGATCGCCGAGGCGTACGACCTGCTCCGCACGGTCGGCGGTCTGGAGCCCACGGCCATCGCCGAGGTGTTCGCCGAGTGGAACAAGGGTTACCTGGAGTCGTACCTCATCGAGATCACGGCCGAGGTGCTCCGCCAGGTCGACGCCGAGACCGGGAAACCCCTCGTGGACATCGTGCTCGACCAGGCCGGGTCCAAGGGCACCGGCGTCTGGACGGTCCAGAACGCCCTCGACCTCGGCATCCCCGTCGGCGGCATCGCCGAGGCTGTCTTCGCCCGCGCCGTCTCCTCGAAACCCGCTCAGCGCGCGGCCGTGCAGCGCGTCATCGCCTCGCGTCCCGAAGCGCAGAGACCGGATGATGTGGCCGCCTTCGCCGACGACGTCTCGAAGGCGCTCTACGCCTCCAAGATCGTCGCCTACGCCCAAGGCTTCGACGCCATCATCGCCGGGGCCGAGAAGTATGGCTGGAAGATCGACAAGGACAAGATCGCCAGGATCTGGCGAGGCGGCTGCATCATCCGCGCCCAGTTCCTCGGCCGCATCGCCGACGCCTACGAAGAGAACGCCGACATCGCGACCCTGCTCGAAGCCCCCTACTTCGCCGACGCGCTCCGCGAGGGCGAGGCCGCCTGGCGCCGGATCGTCGCGACCGCCGCCCTGTCGGGTGTTCCGGTCCCCGGCTTCGGCGCAGCGCTGTCGTACTACGACTCGCTCGCCTCCGAACGCCTCCCCGCCGCGCTCGTGCAGGGCCAGCGCGACTTCTTCGGCGCCCACACCTACAAGCGCATCGACAAGGACGGCACCTTCCACACGCTGTGGTCGGGCGACCGCACCGAGATCGAGACGGAAGGGTCGTCGCACTAG
- a CDS encoding sugar phosphate isomerase/epimerase family protein yields the protein MRFSVFTASTPEWTPERAVAVLSDQGWDGVEWRVTDQEDAATPGFWAGNRATWPLTGLERALPEIARITRGSGLELSGLGGYARADDHESVDRLLAATAELGARQVRIGRPRTDSGDYRDLFAATRKDVGRAASRAAALGVKALIELHHETVTPSASAAFRLVDGLDPESVGVIHDLGNLVIEGQEHTLSALQLLGPYLAHVHVKNVAWLPGRPEEDGTVRWRHDWAPLRTGAADVDRYFGALREFGYDGWVACEDFSTGLPLEQRTRDNLAYLRAVAARAGFAVPV from the coding sequence ATGAGATTCTCCGTCTTCACCGCCTCCACCCCCGAGTGGACCCCGGAGCGGGCTGTGGCCGTCCTGAGCGATCAGGGCTGGGACGGCGTCGAGTGGCGCGTGACCGATCAGGAGGATGCCGCGACGCCGGGCTTCTGGGCCGGCAACCGCGCCACCTGGCCGCTCACCGGGTTGGAGCGGGCGCTGCCCGAGATCGCCCGCATCACCCGCGGGTCGGGGCTGGAGCTCTCCGGCCTCGGCGGCTACGCCCGCGCCGATGACCACGAGAGCGTCGACCGGTTGCTGGCCGCGACCGCCGAGCTCGGAGCGCGTCAGGTGCGCATCGGGCGGCCCCGGACCGACAGCGGGGACTACCGCGATCTCTTCGCCGCGACCCGCAAGGATGTCGGGCGGGCCGCGTCCCGCGCCGCCGCTCTCGGCGTGAAGGCCCTGATCGAGCTGCACCACGAGACGGTGACGCCCTCCGCCTCGGCCGCCTTCCGCCTGGTCGACGGGCTCGATCCGGAGAGCGTGGGCGTCATCCACGATCTCGGCAACCTCGTCATCGAGGGCCAGGAGCACACCCTCTCCGCCCTGCAACTGCTCGGCCCGTATCTCGCGCACGTCCATGTCAAGAACGTCGCCTGGCTGCCCGGGAGACCGGAGGAGGACGGCACCGTTCGCTGGCGTCACGACTGGGCCCCGCTGCGGACAGGCGCCGCAGATGTGGACCGCTACTTCGGCGCTCTGCGCGAGTTCGGCTATGACGGCTGGGTGGCCTGCGAGGACTTCTCGACCGGGCTGCCTCTCGAACAGCGGACCCGCGACAACCTCGCGTACCTCCGCGCCGTGGCCGCCCGCGCCGGTTTCGCGGTGCCGGTATGA
- a CDS encoding carbohydrate ABC transporter permease — MTDSTLTAPDGTGAPDGSPAGARPSRRHGERNRPLWMLLPGGLLMLLVIVAPLLVAVTMSTLDLDQYTLQSWLQAPFVGLGNYVEAIAASPLLRSIGISVSFAAIAAVVTLPIGLAAALATQNAFRGRALVRSLFLIPYVLPAFVVGTLWRTMLQPGGVVDSVLSALGTHPGLFLNGPLSYWSLVVVQIWTSWPFFYLLVLAGLQSVDHEVHEAAALDGATWWIKLRSVVLPYLRGPIFLALLIAFLHNINAFTLPFVLFGVPAPQDVDVLPVLTYVTSFQSFRFGLSAAMAICSLVLIAIPLFVYLRAVRLDSGEEEQR, encoded by the coding sequence ATGACGGACTCCACGCTGACCGCTCCGGACGGCACGGGCGCGCCGGATGGCTCGCCCGCGGGCGCCCGCCCCAGCCGGCGTCACGGCGAGCGGAACCGCCCGCTCTGGATGCTCCTCCCCGGCGGCCTTCTGATGCTCCTCGTCATCGTGGCGCCGCTCCTGGTCGCTGTGACGATGTCCACCCTCGACCTCGACCAGTACACGCTTCAGAGCTGGCTGCAGGCGCCCTTCGTCGGGCTTGGCAACTATGTCGAGGCGATCGCCGCCTCCCCGCTGCTGCGCTCGATCGGGATCAGCGTCTCCTTCGCGGCGATCGCCGCCGTCGTGACGCTGCCGATCGGCCTGGCCGCCGCGCTCGCGACGCAGAACGCGTTCCGCGGCCGGGCGCTGGTGCGCTCGCTGTTCCTCATCCCCTATGTGCTGCCCGCGTTCGTCGTCGGCACCCTGTGGCGCACGATGCTGCAGCCGGGCGGCGTCGTCGACAGCGTCCTGAGCGCGCTCGGGACGCATCCGGGCCTGTTCCTGAACGGCCCGCTCAGCTACTGGTCGCTGGTCGTCGTGCAGATCTGGACCTCGTGGCCGTTCTTCTACCTCCTCGTGCTCGCCGGACTCCAATCGGTCGACCACGAGGTCCACGAAGCGGCCGCTCTCGACGGCGCGACCTGGTGGATCAAACTGCGCTCTGTGGTGCTGCCGTACCTGCGCGGCCCCATCTTCCTCGCGCTCCTCATCGCCTTCCTGCACAACATCAACGCTTTCACGCTGCCGTTCGTGCTCTTCGGCGTCCCCGCGCCTCAGGATGTGGATGTCCTGCCGGTGCTCACCTACGTCACCAGCTTCCAGAGCTTCCGCTTTGGGCTGAGCGCGGCGATGGCGATCTGCTCGCTGGTCCTCATCGCCATCCCGCTGTTCGTCTACCTGAGAGCCGTGAGACTCGACTCCGGAGAGGAGGAGCAGCGATGA
- the nhaA gene encoding Na+/H+ antiporter NhaA translates to MSIIRSERTAAGLLLGAAALGLLLANAPAGPALLGLQHTRLGIGPVPLSAGHWISDGLLAVFFFIVAVELKHELVAGELNSWKKAAHPAIAAVAGVIVPALVYLGFTAGTGYADGWPIPTATDIAFALGVLAVFGRGLPNRLRVFLLALAVLDDLIAIVIIAVFFTTAPDLLELGLAAIVVTAFGMLSRRLRGRMRWPLGVSMTLLALLAWWLVYDSGVHATIAGVALGFAMARRPGERVTHALEPWSNGVILPLFAFSAALVVIPSVSPAELTPAFWGILVALPVGKLIGITLGGWLGSFTRTKGERARLPFFGLVTIGALGGIGFTVSLLMNELAFAGDEEASTEGTLAVLLGSAIAITVSGALVTALARRHRRAHR, encoded by the coding sequence GCAGCACACCCGCCTCGGCATCGGTCCCGTCCCCCTCAGCGCCGGCCACTGGATCAGCGACGGACTGCTGGCGGTGTTCTTCTTCATCGTCGCGGTCGAGCTGAAGCACGAACTCGTCGCCGGCGAGCTGAACTCGTGGAAGAAAGCCGCCCATCCCGCCATCGCGGCGGTCGCCGGCGTGATCGTCCCGGCGCTCGTCTATCTCGGATTCACGGCGGGGACCGGGTACGCGGACGGCTGGCCCATCCCGACCGCGACCGATATCGCCTTCGCGCTCGGTGTGCTCGCCGTCTTCGGGCGCGGGCTGCCCAACCGGCTGCGAGTGTTCCTGCTGGCGCTGGCAGTGCTGGACGATCTGATCGCCATCGTCATCATCGCCGTGTTCTTCACGACCGCCCCCGACCTCCTGGAACTGGGGCTCGCGGCGATCGTGGTGACCGCGTTCGGGATGCTGAGCAGAAGACTGCGCGGCCGGATGCGCTGGCCTCTCGGCGTCTCGATGACCCTGCTCGCGCTGCTCGCGTGGTGGCTGGTGTACGACTCGGGCGTCCACGCGACCATCGCGGGCGTCGCGCTCGGATTCGCGATGGCAAGGCGGCCGGGGGAGCGCGTGACGCACGCCCTGGAACCGTGGTCGAACGGTGTCATCCTGCCGCTGTTCGCGTTCTCGGCGGCGCTGGTCGTCATCCCTTCCGTGTCGCCGGCGGAGCTGACGCCGGCGTTCTGGGGCATCCTCGTCGCGCTGCCGGTGGGCAAGCTGATCGGAATCACGCTCGGCGGATGGCTGGGGTCGTTCACCCGGACGAAGGGGGAACGGGCTCGGCTGCCATTCTTCGGCCTCGTGACGATCGGCGCGCTGGGCGGGATCGGATTCACGGTGTCGCTGCTGATGAACGAGCTGGCGTTCGCGGGAGACGAGGAGGCCAGCACCGAAGGCACGCTCGCCGTGCTGCTCGGGTCCGCGATCGCGATCACCGTGTCGGGGGCACTGGTGACAGCGCTGGCCCGGCGGCACCGGCGGGCGCACCGCTGA
- a CDS encoding extracellular solute-binding protein: MASAPIPGKDGGLSPSAVGGSHLSVFRTTQHEDLAWQFVELLTTGEYAQKFVEATGFFPAQNSALQKTVAADDPVVAGFAEQLIDGGAAVPVAPTSGAVQAKQTTQSMMQAILSGRKSVAQATADVAAEMTGLLNGKR; the protein is encoded by the coding sequence ATCGCGTCGGCGCCCATCCCTGGCAAGGACGGCGGACTTTCGCCGTCCGCGGTCGGCGGATCGCATCTTTCAGTGTTTCGGACGACCCAGCACGAGGACCTGGCCTGGCAGTTCGTGGAACTGCTGACGACCGGCGAGTACGCCCAGAAGTTCGTAGAAGCGACCGGCTTCTTCCCCGCCCAGAACTCGGCGCTCCAGAAGACCGTCGCCGCCGACGATCCGGTCGTGGCCGGTTTCGCCGAGCAGCTGATCGACGGGGGAGCGGCCGTGCCGGTCGCACCGACCTCCGGAGCGGTGCAGGCGAAGCAGACGACCCAGAGCATGATGCAGGCCATCCTCTCGGGGCGGAAGTCCGTCGCCCAGGCGACGGCGGACGTGGCGGCCGAGATGACCGGGCTGCTCAACGGCAAACGGTGA
- a CDS encoding 50S ribosomal protein L25/general stress protein Ctc → MADESNKVVAEVRDSFGKGAARKIRAAGNIPAVIYGHGSDPVHITLPAHQVGLLLRKANAVLDIDIAGKTQLTLVKDVQKDPVLQIIEHLDLLVVRRGEKVQVEVPVHVEGEPFSGTIAMLDIPTIKLEVEATNIPERIVIDVTGAEEGTQYHAKEFVLPAGAVLAEDEDLLLLNIVVPAAARAEDEETVAEAAGEQAAE, encoded by the coding sequence ATGGCTGACGAGTCCAACAAGGTCGTCGCGGAGGTCCGCGACAGCTTCGGCAAGGGCGCTGCGCGCAAGATCCGCGCGGCCGGCAACATCCCCGCGGTCATCTACGGCCACGGCAGCGACCCCGTCCACATCACCCTCCCAGCGCACCAGGTCGGCCTGCTGCTGCGCAAGGCGAACGCCGTGCTGGACATCGACATCGCGGGCAAGACCCAGCTCACCCTGGTGAAGGATGTGCAGAAGGACCCGGTGCTCCAGATCATCGAGCACCTCGACCTCCTCGTCGTCCGCCGCGGCGAGAAGGTGCAGGTCGAGGTCCCCGTCCACGTCGAGGGCGAGCCGTTCTCCGGCACCATCGCGATGCTCGATATCCCGACCATCAAGCTCGAGGTCGAGGCCACGAACATCCCGGAGCGCATCGTCATCGACGTGACCGGCGCCGAGGAGGGCACCCAGTACCACGCGAAGGAATTCGTTCTGCCGGCCGGGGCCGTGCTCGCGGAGGACGAGGACCTGCTGTTGCTGAACATCGTCGTCCCGGCCGCCGCGCGCGCCGAGGACGAGGAGACCGTCGCGGAGGCCGCTGGCGAGCAGGCCGCGGAGTAA
- the mfd gene encoding transcription-repair coupling factor — translation MRLQGLISALQRASTYGDALASAARDADFSLTDGLRVPLLAGLLACRAEQGASQASLVITATGRESESVRAALPCVLPGAEVVEFPAWETLPHERLSPSPEIVGKRLVALRRLSDWTAAGSATPFVLVASVRAALQPIADNLTDYDRVELVAGARGYDLAGLVAHAVDLAYTRVDMVTRRGEFAVRGGILDVFPPTADHPCRVEFFGDEVEQIRAFSVADQRSLPEPIASVGLPPSRELLLSESVRQRAREMQHEFPSLSSMLARIAEGIPVEGMESLAPALADRLVPLTHYLPDGAAVAVMSPERVASRAVSLAETNREFLSAAWSAATVGAAAPIDLAAGDFLTLQQLRDDVTFSRPGHPTPDHPWWTFSGFQANDVLPEERELEEHLQIRVEAAAVPRFQGNVTGAVEHVAGLLKRGWRVIIVAEGAGLVERAAQVLAEAGLPARPLEAFPADPEPGVASLIRATVEHGFELEETKLALLSEGEFYGRTVGYDSRQVKKLATRRKSVVDPLQLKPGDHVVHETHGIGRFVELTQREVSSGGRNAVKSKREYLVLEYAPSKRGYPGDKLYVPTDQLDLLTRYVGGEAPQLSKMGGSDWAAAKGRARRAVRDIAVELVKLYSARMASKGHSFAPDTPWQRELEEAFPFTETPDQLQTIDEVKADMERPIPMDRLISGDVGFGKTEIAIRAAFKAVQDGKQVAVLVPTTLLVKQHAETFMERFAGFPVHLRQLSRFQTDREARETLRGLADGTVDIVIGTHRILSDGVTFKDLGLVVIDEEQRFGVEHKDQLKKLKTNVDILAMSATPIPRTLEMAVTGIREMSTLATPPEDRHPILTFVGPYSERQVGAAIRRELLREGQVFFVHNRVGSITSVAAKLAELVPEARIAYAHGKMNEHALEQVVVDFWERKFDVLVSTTIIETGLDISNANTIIIDRADKYGLSQLHQLRGRVGRGRERAYAYFLWDEDKPLSETAHYRLSTIAANNDLGSGMQVALKDLEIRGAGNLLGGEQSGHIAGVGFDLYLRMIGEAVSAFRGEVVEGQTELRLELPVDARIPEEYVDSERLRLEAYQKLSAATAPAAKDGQIDLVLEELTDRYGEPPAPVLNLVAVSRLRRIAQRAGLGEVVAMGSQLRLAPAVLPESLQVRLQRMYPGSKYHAAPKVAMVPLPRVNGEVPEDAEAIAWVATLLGALFPAPEPAPAA, via the coding sequence GTGAGACTGCAGGGCTTGATCTCGGCGCTTCAGCGCGCCTCCACCTACGGCGACGCTCTCGCCTCCGCCGCCCGAGACGCCGACTTCTCCCTCACAGATGGGCTCCGCGTGCCGCTGCTGGCCGGGCTGCTCGCGTGTCGCGCCGAACAGGGCGCTTCGCAGGCGTCGCTCGTGATCACGGCCACCGGCCGCGAGTCCGAGTCGGTGCGCGCGGCGCTGCCCTGTGTGCTGCCCGGCGCAGAGGTCGTCGAGTTCCCGGCATGGGAGACCCTGCCGCACGAGCGTCTCAGCCCGAGTCCGGAGATTGTCGGCAAGCGTCTTGTCGCCCTCCGGCGGCTGAGCGACTGGACGGCCGCGGGCAGTGCGACGCCCTTCGTGCTCGTCGCCTCGGTGCGCGCCGCTCTCCAGCCGATCGCCGACAACCTGACGGACTACGACCGTGTCGAGCTGGTGGCCGGCGCGCGTGGATACGATCTCGCGGGCCTCGTCGCGCACGCGGTGGACCTGGCGTACACGCGGGTCGACATGGTCACCCGTCGCGGCGAGTTTGCGGTGCGCGGCGGCATCCTGGACGTCTTCCCGCCCACGGCCGACCACCCCTGCCGGGTCGAGTTTTTCGGCGACGAAGTCGAGCAGATCCGCGCGTTCTCGGTGGCGGATCAGCGGTCGCTGCCCGAGCCCATCGCCTCGGTCGGGCTGCCGCCCAGCCGCGAGCTTCTGCTGAGCGAGTCCGTGCGACAGCGGGCGCGCGAGATGCAGCACGAGTTCCCGAGCCTGTCGTCCATGCTCGCCAGGATCGCGGAGGGCATCCCCGTCGAGGGGATGGAGTCGCTCGCGCCGGCGCTGGCCGACCGTCTCGTCCCCCTCACCCACTACCTCCCGGACGGCGCGGCGGTCGCCGTGATGTCGCCGGAACGGGTCGCCTCCCGCGCGGTGAGCCTCGCCGAGACGAACCGCGAGTTCCTCTCCGCCGCGTGGAGCGCCGCCACGGTCGGGGCAGCCGCGCCCATCGACCTCGCTGCGGGAGATTTCCTCACGCTTCAGCAGCTGCGGGACGACGTGACGTTCAGCCGGCCCGGTCATCCCACCCCCGATCACCCCTGGTGGACCTTCTCCGGCTTCCAGGCGAACGACGTGCTGCCCGAGGAGAGGGAGCTCGAGGAGCACCTCCAGATCCGTGTCGAAGCGGCGGCCGTTCCCCGTTTCCAGGGCAATGTCACCGGCGCGGTCGAGCATGTGGCCGGTTTGCTCAAACGCGGCTGGCGTGTGATCATCGTGGCCGAAGGCGCTGGCCTCGTGGAGCGGGCCGCCCAGGTGCTCGCCGAAGCGGGGCTGCCGGCGCGGCCGCTGGAGGCGTTCCCCGCCGACCCGGAGCCCGGCGTCGCCTCTCTGATCCGCGCCACCGTCGAGCACGGATTCGAATTGGAGGAGACGAAGCTCGCGCTGCTCAGCGAGGGAGAGTTCTACGGCCGCACAGTCGGCTACGACTCCCGGCAGGTCAAGAAGCTCGCCACCCGGCGCAAGAGCGTTGTGGACCCGCTACAGCTGAAGCCGGGCGATCATGTCGTCCACGAGACGCACGGCATCGGCCGCTTCGTGGAGCTGACCCAGCGCGAGGTCTCCAGCGGCGGCCGCAACGCCGTGAAGTCCAAGCGCGAGTACCTCGTGCTGGAGTACGCCCCGTCCAAACGCGGCTACCCGGGCGACAAACTCTACGTGCCCACGGATCAGCTCGACCTGCTCACCCGCTACGTCGGAGGCGAGGCCCCGCAGCTGTCGAAGATGGGCGGCAGCGACTGGGCCGCCGCGAAGGGCCGCGCCCGGCGCGCGGTGCGCGATATCGCGGTGGAACTGGTGAAGCTCTACTCGGCGCGCATGGCCAGCAAGGGGCATTCTTTCGCGCCGGACACCCCCTGGCAGCGGGAATTGGAAGAGGCGTTCCCCTTCACAGAGACGCCCGACCAGTTGCAGACCATCGACGAGGTCAAAGCCGATATGGAGCGGCCGATCCCGATGGACAGGCTCATCTCGGGCGATGTCGGCTTCGGCAAGACGGAGATCGCCATCCGGGCCGCGTTCAAAGCCGTGCAGGACGGCAAACAGGTGGCCGTGCTCGTGCCGACCACGCTGCTGGTCAAACAGCACGCCGAGACGTTCATGGAGCGCTTCGCCGGCTTCCCGGTGCATCTGCGGCAGCTCAGCCGGTTCCAGACGGACAGGGAGGCGCGAGAGACGCTGCGCGGCCTGGCCGACGGCACCGTCGATATCGTCATCGGCACGCACCGCATCCTGTCCGACGGGGTGACGTTCAAGGATCTCGGGCTTGTCGTGATCGACGAAGAGCAGCGGTTCGGGGTCGAGCACAAGGATCAGCTGAAGAAGTTGAAGACGAATGTCGACATCCTGGCGATGAGCGCCACGCCCATTCCGCGCACGCTGGAGATGGCAGTGACCGGCATCCGCGAGATGTCCACGCTCGCGACGCCGCCGGAGGACAGGCACCCGATCCTCACCTTCGTCGGACCCTACTCGGAGAGGCAGGTCGGTGCGGCGATCCGCCGCGAGCTGCTGCGGGAGGGGCAGGTGTTCTTCGTCCACAACCGCGTCGGCTCGATCACGAGCGTGGCCGCCAAACTCGCCGAGCTGGTCCCGGAGGCGCGCATCGCCTACGCGCACGGCAAGATGAACGAGCACGCCCTGGAGCAGGTCGTGGTCGACTTCTGGGAGCGCAAGTTCGACGTCCTCGTCTCGACCACCATCATCGAGACCGGCCTCGACATCTCGAACGCCAACACCATCATCATCGACCGCGCCGACAAGTACGGCCTCAGCCAGCTCCACCAGCTGCGCGGCCGGGTCGGCCGCGGGCGGGAGCGCGCCTACGCCTACTTCCTCTGGGACGAGGACAAACCGCTCAGCGAAACCGCCCACTATCGCCTGTCCACCATCGCGGCCAACAACGATCTCGGCAGCGGCATGCAGGTCGCGCTCAAAGACCTGGAGATCCGCGGCGCCGGCAATCTGCTGGGCGGCGAGCAGTCCGGTCACATCGCCGGGGTCGGCTTCGACCTCTACCTCCGGATGATCGGCGAAGCCGTTTCGGCTTTCCGGGGCGAGGTTGTCGAGGGGCAGACCGAATTGCGTCTGGAGCTGCCGGTGGACGCTCGCATTCCCGAGGAGTACGTCGACAGCGAGCGGTTGCGCCTGGAGGCGTACCAGAAGCTCTCGGCCGCGACGGCGCCGGCCGCGAAGGACGGCCAGATCGACCTCGTGCTGGAGGAGCTGACCGACCGCTACGGCGAGCCGCCTGCGCCCGTGCTGAACCTCGTGGCCGTCTCGCGACTGCGCCGCATAGCGCAGCGGGCGGGGCTCGGCGAGGTCGTCGCGATGGGCTCCCAGCTGCGGTTGGCCCCCGCCGTGCTGCCGGAGTCGCTTCAGGTGCGTCTCCAGCGGATGTATCCCGGGTCCAAGTACCATGCGGCGCCGAAGGTGGCGATGGTCCCTCTGCCCCGGGTGAACGGGGAGGTGCCGGAGGATGCCGAGGCGATCGCGTGGGTGGCGACCCTGCTGGGTGCGCTGTTCCCGGCGCCGGAGCCCGCACCCGCCGCCTGA
- a CDS encoding GNAT family N-acetyltransferase: MSGLYLDPALVPEVFAMPYLVHDPELAFVLRDEEAEGAPIVEYVLATADSRAYADWFRDEWWPSRRGRYLPSAREHPDETRIREAARHPHAALPPADEQRRFPAHLHIDLLPSARGRGAGRQLMAALFGALGDRGVPGVHLNHGAGNRNAAAFYARLGFTPLPSGTPEAPRLARAVR; the protein is encoded by the coding sequence GTGTCGGGGCTGTACCTCGACCCTGCTCTCGTGCCCGAGGTGTTCGCGATGCCGTATCTCGTCCACGATCCGGAACTCGCCTTCGTCCTCCGCGACGAGGAGGCCGAAGGGGCGCCCATCGTCGAGTATGTGCTGGCGACTGCCGATTCGAGGGCCTACGCCGACTGGTTCCGCGATGAGTGGTGGCCCTCGCGTCGCGGGCGATACCTCCCGTCTGCACGCGAGCATCCCGACGAGACACGGATACGGGAAGCGGCGCGACATCCGCACGCCGCGCTTCCGCCGGCGGACGAACAGCGGCGCTTCCCCGCCCACCTGCACATCGACCTGCTCCCGTCGGCTCGGGGTCGCGGCGCCGGCCGGCAGCTGATGGCGGCGCTGTTCGGCGCACTCGGCGACCGCGGGGTTCCGGGCGTACATCTCAACCACGGCGCCGGCAACCGGAACGCGGCGGCGTTCTACGCGCGGCTCGGGTTCACGCCCCTGCCCTCGGGCACGCCGGAGGCGCCGCGACTGGCGCGTGCGGTCCGGTGA